The Carassius gibelio isolate Cgi1373 ecotype wild population from Czech Republic chromosome A24, carGib1.2-hapl.c, whole genome shotgun sequence genome window below encodes:
- the LOC127946198 gene encoding ubiquitin-like modifier-activating enzyme 5 isoform X1 produces the protein MTTVEELKLRVRELENELIKSKQKQSDAEHHLRPKIVKMSAEVVDSNPYSRLMALKRMGIVQDYEKIRSYAVAVVGVGGVGSVTAEMLTRCGIGKLLLFDYDKVELANMNRLFFQPHQAGLSKVEAAEHTLRNINPDVAFETHNYNITTMDNFTHFMDRISHGGLEDGKPVDLVLSCVDNFEARMAINTACNELAQIWMESGVSENAVSGHIQLIIPGETACFACAPPLVVAANIDEKTLKRDGVCAASLPTTMGVVAGLLVQNVLKYLLGFGTVSYYLGYNAMQDFFPSMAMKANPQCDDRHCRRQQDEYKKKEAERPKQEVVQEEEEEVVHEDNEWGIELVSEVSEAELRDASGPVPDLPEGITVAYTIPEKDGGSGETVEETDQSLEELMAQMKKM, from the exons atgacAACCGTCGAGGAACTGAAGCTGCGAGTCCGTGAGTTAGAAAATGAACTAATTAAATCCAAACAGAAGCAAAGTGATGCTGAACATCATCTCAGACCAAAGATTGTTAAAATGAGTGCTGAAGTCGTAGACTCAAATCCATACAG TCGTCTAATGGCACTCAAAAGGATGGGCATAGTTCAAGACTACGAG AAGATCCGCTCGTATGCTGTTGCAGTGGTGGGAGTGGGAGGTGTGGGGAGTGTCACTGCAGAAATGCTCACCAGATGTGGCATTGGTAAG TTGCTGCTGTTTGACTATGATAAGGTGGAGCTGGCCAACATGAACCGCCTCTTCTTCCAGCCACATCAGGCAGGGCTCAGTAAAGTTGAGGCTGCAGAACACACTCTTAG GAACATTAATCCAGATGTTGCTTTTGAGACCCACAATTACAACATCACCACAATGGACAACTTCACACATTTCATGGACCGCATTAG TCACGGAGGACTTGAGGACGGGAAGCCTGTAGATTTGGTCCTCAGTTGTGTTGATAACTTTGAAGCTCGGATGGCCATTAATACA GCATGTAATGAGTTGGCTCAGATATGGATGGAGTCGGGCGTCAGTGAGAATGCCGTTTCTGGACACATCCAGCTCATCATCCCTGGAGAAACTGCATGTTTTGCT tgtgcacCTCCCCTTGTAGTGGCTGCAAATATCGACGAGAAGACGTTAAAGAGGGACGGAGTGTGTGCCGCCAGTCTGCCCACAACAATGGGAGTGGTCGCCGGGCTCCTTGTACAGAACGTCCTGAA GTATCTGTTGGGGTTTGGGACGGTGAGTTATTATCTGGGCTATAATGCCATGCAGGATTTCTTCCCGAGCATGGCGATGAAGGCCAACCCCCAGTGTGATGACAGACACTGCAGACGACAGCAGGATGAGTACAAG AAAAAAGAAGCAGAACGGCCAAAGCAGGAAGTAGtacaggaagaagaagaagaagtggtGCATGAGGACAATGAATGGG GCATTGAGTTGGTGTCAGAGGTGTCAGAGGCAGAGCTACGGGACGCATCAGGACCGGTACCAGATCTACCGGAGGGCATTACTGTAGCCTACACCATACCTGAGAAA GATGGAGGATCAGGAGAGACGGTGGAGGAAACAGACCAGAGTTTAGAAGAGCTGATGGCTCAGATGAAGAAGATGTAA
- the LOC127946198 gene encoding ubiquitin-like modifier-activating enzyme 5 isoform X2, producing MLLQWWEWEVWGVSLQKCSPDVALLLLFDYDKVELANMNRLFFQPHQAGLSKVEAAEHTLRNINPDVAFETHNYNITTMDNFTHFMDRISHGGLEDGKPVDLVLSCVDNFEARMAINTACNELAQIWMESGVSENAVSGHIQLIIPGETACFACAPPLVVAANIDEKTLKRDGVCAASLPTTMGVVAGLLVQNVLKYLLGFGTVSYYLGYNAMQDFFPSMAMKANPQCDDRHCRRQQDEYKKKEAERPKQEVVQEEEEEVVHEDNEWGIELVSEVSEAELRDASGPVPDLPEGITVAYTIPEKDGGSGETVEETDQSLEELMAQMKKM from the exons ATGCTGTTGCAGTGGTGGGAGTGGGAGGTGTGGGGAGTGTCACTGCAGAAATGCTCACCAGATGTGGCATTG TTGCTGCTGTTTGACTATGATAAGGTGGAGCTGGCCAACATGAACCGCCTCTTCTTCCAGCCACATCAGGCAGGGCTCAGTAAAGTTGAGGCTGCAGAACACACTCTTAG GAACATTAATCCAGATGTTGCTTTTGAGACCCACAATTACAACATCACCACAATGGACAACTTCACACATTTCATGGACCGCATTAG TCACGGAGGACTTGAGGACGGGAAGCCTGTAGATTTGGTCCTCAGTTGTGTTGATAACTTTGAAGCTCGGATGGCCATTAATACA GCATGTAATGAGTTGGCTCAGATATGGATGGAGTCGGGCGTCAGTGAGAATGCCGTTTCTGGACACATCCAGCTCATCATCCCTGGAGAAACTGCATGTTTTGCT tgtgcacCTCCCCTTGTAGTGGCTGCAAATATCGACGAGAAGACGTTAAAGAGGGACGGAGTGTGTGCCGCCAGTCTGCCCACAACAATGGGAGTGGTCGCCGGGCTCCTTGTACAGAACGTCCTGAA GTATCTGTTGGGGTTTGGGACGGTGAGTTATTATCTGGGCTATAATGCCATGCAGGATTTCTTCCCGAGCATGGCGATGAAGGCCAACCCCCAGTGTGATGACAGACACTGCAGACGACAGCAGGATGAGTACAAG AAAAAAGAAGCAGAACGGCCAAAGCAGGAAGTAGtacaggaagaagaagaagaagtggtGCATGAGGACAATGAATGGG GCATTGAGTTGGTGTCAGAGGTGTCAGAGGCAGAGCTACGGGACGCATCAGGACCGGTACCAGATCTACCGGAGGGCATTACTGTAGCCTACACCATACCTGAGAAA GATGGAGGATCAGGAGAGACGGTGGAGGAAACAGACCAGAGTTTAGAAGAGCTGATGGCTCAGATGAAGAAGATGTAA